Proteins co-encoded in one Burkholderia ambifaria AMMD genomic window:
- a CDS encoding copper homeostasis protein CutC → MNRTARSSVLLEVIATTVGDAKAATRAGADRLELVTAITEGGLTPSVGLIEAVVAAVPIPVNVIVRPHSRSFVYDADDLRVIERDVRAAVAAGANGVVFGALDARGDVDLDALARIAAAADGRDLTFHRAFDVSRDLNAAFDALLRVPAVTSVLTSGGHPSVLDAVATITRMVRQAAGSTCTVLAGSGLTVDAVGDFVRATGVLAVHFGSGVRVRGEVLAPVDAQQVERVRAALDGAAAHV, encoded by the coding sequence ATGAACCGTACCGCCCGTTCCTCCGTCCTCCTCGAAGTGATCGCCACGACCGTCGGCGACGCGAAGGCCGCCACCCGCGCGGGCGCCGACCGCCTCGAACTCGTGACCGCGATCACCGAAGGCGGCCTGACGCCGAGCGTCGGCCTGATCGAGGCCGTCGTGGCCGCGGTGCCGATTCCGGTCAACGTGATCGTGCGCCCGCACAGCCGCTCGTTCGTCTACGACGCCGACGACCTGCGCGTGATCGAACGCGACGTGCGCGCGGCCGTCGCGGCCGGCGCGAACGGCGTCGTATTCGGGGCGCTCGATGCGCGCGGCGACGTCGATCTCGACGCGCTCGCCCGCATCGCGGCCGCCGCTGACGGGCGCGATCTGACGTTCCACCGCGCGTTCGACGTGTCACGCGACCTGAACGCCGCCTTCGACGCGCTGCTGCGCGTGCCGGCCGTCACGTCGGTGCTGACGTCGGGCGGCCATCCGTCGGTGCTCGACGCGGTCGCGACGATCACGCGGATGGTGCGGCAGGCGGCCGGCTCGACCTGCACGGTGCTGGCCGGCTCGGGGCTGACGGTCGATGCGGTCGGCGATTTCGTCCGCGCGACCGGCGTGCTCGCGGTGCATTTCGGCTCGGGCGTGCGGGTGCGCGGCGAGGTGCTGGCGCCCGTCGACGCCCAGCAGGTCGAGCGCGTGCGCGCGGCGCTCGACGGCGCGGCGGCGCACGTGTGA
- a CDS encoding sensor domain-containing phosphodiesterase, with protein sequence MTIVQQERPATASPYRFEREMSSGLERLATRHRDLSLTTVFQPIFSLSHQRAVGYEALLRAHDALDRAVSPLDVFGEAARQGELLQLDRLAQALHLENFALLGAEREWLFLNVHPGVLTDPFQAAALLANLKRIGMPPRRVVLEVLEQRAEDVERLAEAVREFRAQGFLIALDDFGAGHSNLERIWQLNPDIVKLDRIMLSHAAHRTGLTAILHGLVTLLHEAGKLVLVEGIETEHDAQIALSCEADFVQGYYFGRPAPGLPDSAAATGCIGELTERFREQTEARERRDAQRLAPYLRAFERAAERVAAGEPLDEVCWNFLALDAAARCFLLDARGRQAGRNVVLRADRALAEARFSPLSDAQGANWLRRPYFRTAIAEPGRVQVTRPYLSINEAQPCVTLSVAVRIGDAQHVLCGDIDWFDEEVGGA encoded by the coding sequence ATGACGATCGTGCAGCAGGAGCGCCCGGCCACCGCGTCGCCGTATCGTTTCGAGCGGGAGATGAGCTCCGGCCTCGAACGTCTGGCGACGCGGCATCGCGACCTGTCGCTCACGACCGTGTTCCAGCCGATCTTCAGCTTGTCGCACCAGCGTGCGGTGGGCTACGAGGCGCTGTTGCGCGCGCATGACGCGCTCGACCGCGCGGTGTCGCCGCTCGACGTGTTCGGCGAGGCCGCGCGCCAGGGCGAGTTGCTGCAGCTCGACCGGCTCGCGCAGGCGCTGCATCTCGAGAACTTCGCGCTGCTCGGCGCCGAGCGCGAGTGGCTGTTCCTCAACGTGCATCCGGGCGTGCTCACCGATCCGTTCCAGGCCGCCGCGCTGCTCGCGAACCTGAAGCGGATCGGCATGCCGCCGCGTCGCGTCGTGCTCGAAGTACTCGAGCAGCGCGCGGAAGACGTCGAGCGGCTCGCCGAGGCCGTGCGCGAGTTCCGCGCGCAGGGCTTCCTGATCGCGCTCGACGATTTCGGCGCCGGCCACTCGAACCTCGAGCGGATCTGGCAGCTGAACCCCGACATCGTGAAGCTCGACCGGATCATGCTGTCCCACGCGGCGCACCGCACGGGGCTCACCGCGATCCTGCACGGGCTCGTCACGCTGCTGCACGAGGCCGGCAAGCTGGTGCTCGTCGAAGGGATCGAGACCGAGCACGACGCGCAGATCGCGCTGTCGTGCGAGGCCGATTTCGTGCAGGGCTATTACTTCGGCCGCCCGGCGCCCGGGCTGCCCGACAGCGCGGCGGCGACCGGCTGCATCGGCGAGCTGACCGAGCGCTTTCGCGAGCAGACCGAAGCGCGCGAGCGGCGCGACGCGCAGCGGCTCGCGCCGTACTTGCGCGCATTCGAGCGCGCGGCCGAGCGGGTGGCGGCCGGCGAGCCGCTCGACGAGGTGTGCTGGAACTTCCTCGCGCTCGACGCCGCCGCGCGCTGCTTCCTGCTCGACGCGCGGGGCCGCCAGGCAGGTCGTAACGTCGTGTTGCGCGCGGACCGCGCGCTCGCCGAGGCGCGCTTCTCGCCGCTGTCGGATGCGCAGGGGGCGAACTGGCTGCGCCGGCCGTACTTCCGCACGGCGATCGCCGAGCCGGGGCGCGTGCAGGTGACGCGTCCGTACCTGTCGATCAACGAGGCGCAGCCGTGCGTGACGCTGTCGGTGGCCGTGCGCATCGGCGACGCGCAGCACGTGCTGTGCGGCGATATCGACTGGTTCGACGAGGAGGTTGGCGGCGCGTAG
- a CDS encoding Na+/H+ antiporter has protein sequence MEIVFTVLILLLTVALSGAATRVLPLRLPLPLMQIAFGAMLAWPKLNLHVTFDPEIFMLLFIPPLLFADGWRIPKRELYLQRRAILMLAFGLVFMTVLAVGYFAHWLIPELPLPIAFALAAVLSPTDAVALSGIAGRGRIPPQLMHILEGEALMNDASGLVALKFAVAAALTGVFSLRDASITFVIVAAGGLATGAVVAWLFSALSTRFLNAEQEGDPAPGIVMTLLVPFAAYLFAEHLDLSGVLAAVSAGMMMNYTSFSRKSTVASRVRAESTWAMIEFVFNGMVFIMLGLQLPHIIGRALVDAHHTSDALVGRMIFNVCAMMLALYAIRFLWVWLLRWIASRRAARHGLAGTMAGIRTIAVMTVGGVRGAVTLAGVLSIPVALSDGSPLPGRDTAIFVASAVILGSLIVAVIGLPLLLRGVRSTRNPLADEERTARAAAAQAAIRAIDSSHDAISADLDESGAARCADISARVMDQYRRRLAALAEDGPTPRAEAKQTETMELQMRIAAVRAERSVLYRLRGESKISDETLTKLIREIDLSETALSTRKKGIV, from the coding sequence ATGGAAATCGTCTTCACAGTCCTGATTCTGCTGCTCACCGTCGCGCTGTCCGGCGCGGCCACGCGCGTGCTGCCGTTGCGGCTTCCGCTGCCGCTGATGCAGATCGCGTTCGGCGCGATGCTCGCGTGGCCGAAGCTCAACCTGCACGTCACGTTCGATCCCGAAATCTTCATGCTGCTGTTCATTCCGCCGCTGCTGTTCGCGGACGGCTGGCGGATTCCGAAACGCGAGCTGTACCTGCAGCGCCGCGCGATCCTGATGCTCGCGTTCGGGCTCGTGTTCATGACCGTACTCGCAGTCGGCTACTTCGCGCACTGGCTGATACCCGAGTTGCCGCTGCCGATCGCGTTCGCGCTCGCGGCCGTGCTGTCGCCCACCGACGCGGTCGCGCTGTCGGGCATCGCCGGCCGTGGCCGGATTCCGCCGCAACTGATGCACATCCTCGAAGGCGAAGCGCTGATGAACGATGCGTCGGGCCTCGTCGCGCTGAAGTTCGCAGTCGCGGCCGCGCTCACGGGCGTGTTCTCACTGCGCGACGCGTCGATCACGTTCGTGATCGTCGCGGCCGGCGGCCTGGCGACGGGCGCGGTCGTCGCGTGGCTGTTCAGCGCGCTGTCGACGCGCTTCCTGAACGCCGAGCAGGAAGGCGACCCGGCCCCCGGGATCGTGATGACGCTGCTCGTGCCGTTCGCCGCCTATCTGTTCGCCGAGCACCTCGACCTGTCGGGCGTGCTCGCGGCCGTGTCGGCCGGGATGATGATGAATTACACGAGCTTCTCCCGCAAAAGCACCGTCGCGTCGCGCGTGCGTGCCGAAAGCACGTGGGCGATGATCGAGTTCGTGTTCAACGGCATGGTGTTCATCATGCTCGGGCTGCAGTTGCCGCACATCATCGGCCGCGCGCTCGTCGACGCGCACCACACGAGCGACGCGCTCGTCGGCCGGATGATCTTCAACGTGTGCGCGATGATGCTCGCGCTGTATGCGATCCGCTTCCTGTGGGTCTGGCTGCTGCGCTGGATCGCGAGCCGCCGCGCCGCGCGCCACGGCCTCGCGGGCACGATGGCCGGCATCCGCACGATCGCGGTGATGACGGTCGGCGGCGTGCGCGGCGCGGTCACGCTCGCGGGCGTGCTGTCGATTCCCGTCGCGCTGTCCGACGGCTCACCGCTGCCGGGGCGGGACACCGCGATCTTCGTCGCGTCGGCGGTGATACTCGGCTCGCTGATCGTCGCGGTGATCGGGCTGCCGCTGCTGCTGCGCGGCGTGCGCTCGACGCGCAACCCGCTCGCCGACGAGGAACGCACCGCGCGCGCGGCCGCCGCGCAGGCCGCGATTCGCGCGATCGACTCGTCGCACGACGCGATCTCGGCCGATCTCGACGAATCGGGCGCCGCGCGCTGCGCGGACATTTCCGCGCGCGTGATGGATCAGTACCGCCGCCGCCTGGCCGCACTCGCCGAGGACGGCCCGACGCCGCGCGCGGAAGCGAAGCAGACCGAGACGATGGAACTGCAGATGCGGATCGCGGCGGTGCGCGCGGAACGCTCGGTGCTGTACCGGCTGCGCGGCGAAAGCAAGATTTCCGACGAGACGCTGACGAAGCTGATCCGCGAGATCGACCTGTCGGAAACGGCGCTGTCGACGCGCAAGAAAGGGATCGTCTGA